The genomic region TCTGGGACCTGATCGTGGACCGCTACCGCAAGGCTCACCCGCCGGAGCGCCCGGAGCGCCCGGCGCGCTCCCGTCGACGCTGATCGTGCAGGTGCTGCGCGGCGTCCCTGAGCTGCGTGCCGCGATCCTGGAGCGGCGCCTGGCCGGGGAGTCGGTCGGCTACGTCCCGACCATGGGGGTGCTGCACGACGGGCAGCTCTCGCTCGTGCGGCGCGCCAGTGCCGAGAACGGCTGCGTCGTCGTCAGCTCGTTCGTCAATCCGGGCGAGTTCCCGACCCTGGACGAGTCGAACCCGATGCGGCGAGACGAGCATCGGGACCTGGCGCTGCTGGAGCGAGAGGGGGCCAGCCTCGTCTTCATGCCGGAGGTCGCGAGCCTCTACCCACCCGACGACGTGACCCGCGTCAGCGTCGAGGGGCTGACCAGGCAGCTGGAGGGAGCCTCGCGGCCGGGCCACCTGGATGGGCTGACCACGGTGATGCTCAAGATGCTGAACCTGGTCGGACCGGCCAGCGTGTACCTGGGGCAACGTCACGCCCAGCAGATCGTGATCCTGCGGCGGATGATGCGTGACCTGTTCATGAACATCGAGCTGGTGATTTGCCCCACCGTTCGCGAGACGGACGGCCTGGCGCTGTCGAGCGCCAACGCCACGCTCTCGATCGAGGAGCGACATGCGGCGACCTGCCTCTTCGCCGCCCTGAGTGCCGCGCGAGCCGCCTACGACGCCGGCGAGCGTTCCGCGGAGGTGCTGCGGGCGCGGATGACCGAGCTGATCGCCGCCGAATCGATGGCGCGGCCCGACTACATCAGCGTCGCCGATGCGGCCAGCCTGGTCGAGCTGCAGCGCGTGAC from Chloroflexota bacterium harbors:
- the panC gene encoding pantoate--beta-alanine ligase, with translation MQVLRGVPELRAAILERRLAGESVGYVPTMGVLHDGQLSLVRRASAENGCVVVSSFVNPGEFPTLDESNPMRRDEHRDLALLEREGASLVFMPEVASLYPPDDVTRVSVEGLTRQLEGASRPGHLDGLTTVMLKMLNLVGPASVYLGQRHAQQIVILRRMMRDLFMNIELVICPTVRETDGLALSSANATLSIEERHAATCLFAALSAARAAYDAGERSAEVLRARMTELIAAESMARPDYISVADAASLVELQRVTGPALALVAVWIGRTRLTDNMPLAWDVA